TTGTTGAGTGCATCTTGAATTATAGCCGTATCTGGCGGAGCTTGCAAGTTAGACTGATTTGAGTTGAAAAATGTGTATCTCAACTCTTTTCCGGATGCATCAATCTGTCTCGTTAACTGTAAGTAATTATCAGACAGTCTATTTCCGATAAATTCTTTGTAATAATTAATTATACTGACGGTACCATTGCCATCCAAAATCCTGTTAATGATTGCCGGGTGTCCAAAATTGTATGAGTCATACTCATATCTTTCAATTTGACCTATCCCGTCGCTGACGCCATACAGAGATGCTACATTTGTGCCGTAATCAAATGTGACGTTCAAGAAGTCATAAAAAATTGATCGATACGCACTGCTGCCTGGATCGCAAAGATCGATCGCCTGTACAGGACCTTCTTGTCCCACGGCACAGACATTATTCGTTGTGAATGTTCGAATTTCATTCACGTAGTTAAGTATATCATTTGTTCTATAAAAACGCACTACATGACCATAATTATTAGAAACCTGCATCAACCTATATTCGTCGTTCATGTAATCATATTTAAAGTATACTTTTTCACCGGTTGGAAATTCCCACGACGACGCTTTAAAGCACCAACTTACTTCACCCGCAGGGCAGGTACTAGAGTCCCTTGCGGTGAAGAATGTAATCCTGCTCCCGTCCGGGCCAGTCGCAACCAGAGTATGAAATTTGTATTCATAGCCCATTCCAGGAGTGTATGTACCTTGACCTGTCGTCCGCAACGTCCACCCCCCACCGGGTTCAGTCATCGTATAATCGTTAGAACCGATTAGACTACAAGAATACACTCCAGCTGTTGGGCAGTCTAGTTCATGAGCCTGACCCATGATATTTAAAGCAGCTTTCAGCCTACCAATGGTATATGTTATATCAAAAGAATTCGAAAACCTGCTACCAAAAACTGTATACTGCAAATTTTTACTGCTGTAAGTTCTTCTTATGCTTAACATCTGCGGGAACTCGCCGCCCCCCGCGTATCCATCCAATCGGCTAAATGTGAATGCTCCAGTAGTCAAATCTGCACCCAGATCACTGGAACTTTTCGGCGCACTCATATTGGTAGTAGGATCGCTGATATTCGATATTTGTGGTTGGGTTTGAGCAAAGACATTTGACACTAAAATAAATGTCAGAATCAGAGGCGCCGTAAAAATTGCCACTTTACTTACGCTTTGCGTATTGTATACGAAGTTGCTCATGTTTGACCGCTTATTATGATTTTCAAATATTATATGATTCTGCTTTTGGGAATTTGTGTATTCAAGCACTATCGGAATATACTTCAAAATACCCCGAACACGTACCACCGCGCCCATCTGTTGCGGTATAGTCAACGCGGTAGTAAAAGTCAGTGGGCATACCTTCAAAAACTATGTTTCCCGCCGCCGTCATTACGCCCATCGAAGAGGATGAAAACCGCACCTGATCACCATCCGGATCTGACAGTCCTAGATAGTAGGGATAAATCGTCGTAGAATATTCATGGCGATATAGAGCTATCTCGCTTCCCGACGTGCATATCGGATTGGAGTTAGGGGTTCCAGCAGCCGAGACACCAAGGATCTGCGTGCGATTACCGGCTTTGTCATATTGGAATGTTGTAGAGCTTCCATCGGGATAGGTTACGCCAGTTACCCGTCCCAGCGTGTTGTAGGTATACTGCGTGTTGCCGGCATTTGCGGGCGGGACGATAAATGTGCCGATCGCAAGCGCGCATAGATAGTAATTTCGCATGCCCCCCCCTAATTACTTTGCATCGTTACGATTTACGATTACCGATGATTGCACCTCACGCCCATCAGAGTCTCTAATCACAAAATGATATGTGTTTGGAACGGACTGTGCCCCCAAGTCGATTGTCAAACCTTCGGAAGGGCTTACGAGCTTAAGCGTCTTTCCAGTATATGAATGGCACCTAGATACCAATAGTTCGGGTGGGTAGTGCAATCTAACTTTTGGTCGATCGTTCTCTGTTGGCAATTTTATGTTAAGAGGTTCACAAACAATGGTATTTTCAACTGATGGAAACACTGTCGCTGCAGCGGCGTAGAGCATTGCAATAAACATCGGTGAACCTTATAATTTAAGACAAAGAAATAAGTGCTCAGTCGCTGCGCGCATTAGCCGGACATGGAACGAACTATAGCAAACATAGGTGCTGGACCTACGCACCCTCCTCCGAGCAACATCAAAAGGGCTATCATTTCAATATTTCAATTTTAAGACGAATATATTCCTTTTTTTTGCGCGCGCCGACATGCGATAGGAAATTGGTCCAGCCAAAGCGCCTGATTGGCCTTCCAGCGAATATGTGGATTTCTGGCAAGATACGCGGCTCGATCCTCTGACGATAGCTTCGCCAGATGACCCAATGACAACGTCGGTGTGATTTTGGCCAACTCAGAGAACGT
This window of the Asticcacaulis excentricus CB 48 genome carries:
- a CDS encoding RHS repeat domain-containing protein; protein product: MRNYYLCALAIGTFIVPPANAGNTQYTYNTLGRVTGVTYPDGSSTTFQYDKAGNRTQILGVSAAGTPNSNPICTSGSEIALYRHEYSTTIYPYYLGLSDPDGDQVRFSSSSMGVMTAAGNIVFEGMPTDFYYRVDYTATDGRGGTCSGYFEVYSDSA